In Candidatus Sodalis pierantonius str. SOPE, one DNA window encodes the following:
- a CDS encoding DUF1834 family protein produces MISEIENAMMARLKDGLGRMVSSVGSYGGELEDVGAIARVLPACWVTFLGVQQTRPVSTHKHRFYTTGRFSVLLAAYSVRDEVSCNQLIRAVRRLMSRQDMGLPVEPLLSGRVRSLFSTRLNSDALAAYSCDFDTVWVEEALDNGRWLAPESDNDPDRLFADYQGRLDTSWPMHERTGLAYHLDDQPAVVAQDIVTIRAKDPD; encoded by the coding sequence ATGATAAGCGAAATTGAAAACGCCATGATGGCGCGGCTTAAAGACGGGCTGGGTCGCATGGTGTCTAGCGTCGGCAGCTATGGCGGCGAGCTGGAGGATGTGGGGGCTATCGCCCGTGTGCTGCCCGCCTGCTGGGTGACCTTTCTCGGCGTGCAGCAGACCCGCCCGGTCAGTACCCATAAACACCGTTTTTACACCACCGGGCGTTTCTCGGTGCTGCTGGCGGCCTATTCGGTGCGCGATGAAGTGAGCTGTAACCAGCTGATCCGCGCCGTGCGGCGCTTGATGAGCCGGCAGGATATGGGGCTGCCTGTCGAGCCCCTGCTGTCAGGCCGGGTGCGTTCGCTGTTTAGCACCCGCCTGAACAGTGATGCCCTGGCGGCCTATTCTTGCGATTTCGACACGGTCTGGGTTGAAGAGGCGCTGGATAACGGCCGCTGGCTCGCGCCGGAAAGCGACAATGATCCTGACCGGCTGTTTGCGGACTATCAGGGGCGACTCGATACGTCGTGGCCGATGCATGAGCGCACCGGGCTGGCCTATCACCTGGATGACCAGCCAGCAGTTGTTGCGCAGGATATCGTGACCATCAGGGCAAAAGATCCTGATTGA
- a CDS encoding gp436 family protein — MYASLEDMVLRFGEREVRTLTDRDNTGEIDAAVLAGGLQAASDEINGYIGGRYTLPLPVVPSNLRGIAYDIARYRLTGTERVCTDEIRGRYRAAIRYLENVANGWVTLATTQNGGTLQGNAGAAFFSGRRIWGRNQTGGGGF, encoded by the coding sequence GTGTACGCCAGCCTTGAGGACATGGTGTTGCGCTTCGGCGAGCGGGAAGTGCGCACCCTGACCGACCGCGACAACACCGGCGAGATTGATGCCGCCGTGCTGGCCGGCGGGTTGCAGGCCGCCAGTGATGAGATTAACGGCTATATCGGCGGGCGCTATACCCTGCCGCTGCCGGTGGTGCCCTCCAACCTGCGCGGCATCGCCTATGATATCGCCCGCTACCGCCTCACCGGCACCGAACGGGTCTGCACCGATGAAATCCGTGGCCGCTACCGCGCCGCCATCCGCTATCTGGAAAACGTCGCCAATGGGTGGGTTACGCTGGCCACCACCCAGAACGGTGGCACGCTGCAGGGCAATGCCGGGGCGGCGTTCTTTTCCGGTCGCCGCATCTGGGGCCGCAACCAGACCGGCGGCGGGGGATTTTAA
- a CDS encoding Mu-like prophage major head subunit gpT family protein: MLVNAANLRVIFCNIKLTFNQAFDAAPTQWDKVATLVPSTGKENTYAWLSRFPRMRKWIGDKQVKALAASTYTLANDDYEATVEVDRNDIQDDQLGVYQPQAQDAGFTAKQWPDEMVFELLNKGFSEKGYDGQPFFSDTHSMGKTTYSNLGKKPLSAASLAEAQASYGEARKQLRQMKDEEGRPLNIMPNLLVVPPALDDVAHTLITAERLDDGKANIYKGTAEVLVVPWLTSDSAWFLMDTSRPLKPLIFQQRQAPLFVAMTDINSPDVFMRKQFKFGAEARGQAGFGFWQMAYGSTGK, from the coding sequence ATGTTAGTGAATGCTGCAAATTTAAGGGTGATTTTCTGCAACATTAAACTCACCTTTAACCAGGCGTTTGACGCCGCACCCACCCAGTGGGACAAGGTCGCCACCCTGGTGCCGTCCACCGGCAAGGAGAACACCTACGCTTGGTTAAGCCGCTTCCCGCGGATGCGCAAATGGATAGGCGACAAGCAGGTCAAGGCGCTGGCGGCGTCAACCTACACCCTGGCCAATGATGACTATGAGGCCACGGTGGAAGTGGACCGCAACGATATCCAGGATGACCAGTTGGGTGTTTACCAGCCCCAGGCGCAGGATGCAGGCTTTACCGCCAAACAGTGGCCGGACGAGATGGTGTTTGAGCTGCTCAATAAAGGCTTTAGCGAAAAAGGCTATGACGGCCAGCCGTTTTTCAGCGACACGCACAGTATGGGCAAAACTACCTACTCCAATCTTGGCAAAAAGCCGTTATCGGCGGCGTCGCTGGCCGAGGCACAGGCCTCCTACGGCGAAGCGCGCAAGCAGCTGCGCCAGATGAAGGACGAAGAGGGACGGCCGCTGAATATCATGCCCAACCTGCTGGTCGTGCCGCCGGCACTCGACGATGTGGCGCATACCCTTATCACCGCCGAACGTCTCGATGACGGTAAGGCCAATATTTACAAGGGTACTGCCGAGGTACTGGTCGTGCCCTGGCTGACCTCGGACAGCGCCTGGTTCCTGATGGATACCAGCCGTCCGCTAAAGCCGCTGATTTTCCAGCAGCGCCAGGCCCCGCTGTTTGTCGCCATGACCGATATCAACAGCCCGGACGTGTTTATGCGCAAGCAGTTCAAGTTTGGCGCAGAGGCACGCGGCCAGGCCGGGTTTGGCTTCTGGCAGATGGCCTACGGCTCGACGGGTAAATAA
- a CDS encoding phage protease: MKNTVRLAALTVALESASTRVQLFPAGTFRSQDTRPTDVAHWRLEAPQAQRLIDAAQARQTPYCFDYEHQAIYARENGQPAPAAGWYSQLKWVEGQGLFVVDVEWTERARTLIVAGEYRFVSPLFQYDRQGNVTCLVNAALTNVLALDGMAALLAAASQQLTGENNVDELLEQLLWMLNLPLSATADEVTVELKKLIDRLSGGQGTAGGPRQYAVAAQREG, encoded by the coding sequence GTGAAAAACACCGTCCGCCTTGCCGCACTGACCGTGGCGCTGGAGAGCGCCAGCACCCGTGTCCAGCTGTTTCCGGCCGGCACCTTTCGCTCGCAGGATACGCGTCCCACCGACGTGGCGCACTGGCGGCTGGAGGCCCCCCAGGCCCAGCGGTTAATTGACGCCGCCCAGGCCCGTCAGACGCCGTACTGCTTTGACTATGAGCACCAGGCTATCTATGCCCGGGAGAACGGCCAGCCGGCCCCGGCAGCCGGCTGGTATTCGCAGCTGAAATGGGTCGAGGGCCAGGGGCTGTTTGTAGTGGATGTCGAATGGACCGAGCGCGCCCGCACACTGATTGTCGCCGGGGAGTACCGCTTTGTCTCCCCGCTGTTTCAGTACGACAGGCAGGGCAATGTGACCTGCCTGGTGAATGCCGCGCTGACCAACGTGCTGGCGCTTGACGGTATGGCGGCGCTGCTGGCGGCGGCGTCACAACAACTCACGGGAGAAAATAACGTGGATGAACTGTTAGAACAACTGCTCTGGATGCTGAATCTGCCGCTGTCGGCCACGGCTGACGAGGTGACGGTTGAGCTGAAAAAACTCATTGATCGCCTGTCGGGCGGACAAGGTACGGCGGGCGGCCCGCGTCAATATGCTGTCGCTGCTCAGCGAGAAGGATAA
- a CDS encoding phage virion morphogenesis protein codes for MIDVTITVPDTLRQALERLAQSLSHRQPLMRALSEDLYDAVMENFEQEGRPRWLPIDRVDKILQQSGRLAASIDSDADNDQAVVGTNVVYARIHQQGGTTRPHVIRPAIRKRWLLTVG; via the coding sequence ATGATAGATGTGACGATCACCGTGCCCGACACCTTGCGCCAGGCCCTTGAGCGACTGGCGCAGTCCCTGAGCCACCGCCAGCCGTTAATGCGCGCCCTCAGTGAAGATCTGTATGACGCGGTGATGGAGAATTTCGAGCAGGAAGGCCGCCCGCGCTGGCTGCCCATTGACCGCGTCGACAAAATACTGCAGCAGTCGGGGCGGTTGGCCGCCTCCATTGACAGCGACGCCGATAACGACCAGGCCGTGGTGGGGACTAATGTGGTGTATGCGCGTATTCACCAGCAGGGCGGCACTACCCGGCCCCATGTCATTCGCCCCGCTATAAGAAAGCGCTGGCTTTTAACGGTCGGGTAG
- a CDS encoding phage minor head protein, whose amino-acid sequence MTLTPEKAVAYFESKGYAFGFRWQEVADEAHARSFTVAGILKLDVLTDMKTALADSLRHGKTLTQFQDEVLPLLQRKGWLGKGLKASPDGDLEGKKLLSYRLETIFRTNTQSAYMAGRYQRLRENVDQRPYWQYVAVMDSHTRPSHAALHGRVFRYDDTGWDTLFPPNGYNCRCRVRALTPAQLVRHPIGLESTDDYRVTVDQPQGVNGKTRPVTGFKDPKTGQVFTPDAGFHLNPGKGYLRHLGEQLLNRAARADTRLAAQAVEETLGQPAVLSALNRDTSNWISQVMAQRQARGDFRPVGALRPAVVAALAGKGVMPDSAVITLTDANLLHATRDSK is encoded by the coding sequence ATGACCCTGACGCCGGAAAAAGCGGTGGCGTATTTTGAATCAAAGGGCTACGCCTTCGGTTTTCGCTGGCAGGAGGTGGCCGACGAGGCGCACGCCCGTTCCTTTACCGTGGCGGGTATTCTTAAGCTGGATGTGTTAACCGACATGAAAACCGCGCTGGCGGACAGTCTGCGCCATGGCAAGACGCTGACACAGTTCCAGGATGAGGTCTTGCCGCTGCTGCAGCGCAAGGGCTGGCTGGGCAAAGGGCTAAAAGCCTCACCCGACGGCGATCTGGAAGGCAAAAAGCTGCTGTCTTACCGGCTGGAGACGATTTTTCGCACCAATACCCAGTCTGCCTATATGGCCGGGCGCTATCAGCGGCTGCGCGAGAACGTCGACCAGCGGCCCTACTGGCAGTATGTGGCGGTGATGGACAGCCACACCCGCCCCAGCCATGCCGCGCTGCATGGCCGGGTGTTCCGTTATGACGATACGGGTTGGGACACCCTGTTTCCCCCTAACGGCTATAACTGCCGCTGCCGGGTACGGGCGCTGACGCCGGCACAACTGGTACGTCACCCTATCGGGCTGGAGTCCACCGACGACTATCGCGTCACGGTTGACCAGCCGCAGGGCGTGAACGGCAAGACGCGGCCGGTGACAGGGTTTAAAGACCCCAAAACCGGCCAGGTATTTACCCCGGATGCGGGCTTTCATCTGAACCCCGGCAAAGGCTACCTCCGCCATCTCGGCGAGCAGCTGCTCAACCGCGCCGCCCGCGCCGATACCCGGCTGGCAGCGCAGGCGGTAGAGGAAACGCTAGGCCAGCCGGCGGTGCTTAGTGCCTTAAACCGCGATACCAGTAACTGGATAAGCCAGGTGATGGCACAGCGGCAGGCGCGCGGCGACTTTCGTCCTGTCGGCGCATTAAGACCTGCCGTGGTGGCCGCGCTGGCCGGCAAAGGCGTGATGCCGGACTCGGCAGTGATCACCCTGACGGACGCCAACCTGCTGCACGCCACACGCGACAGCAAGTAG
- a CDS encoding phage portal protein family protein, with protein MQLAGTLTRDLLYPLLKLNGYSDITPRRMCCFEFDTRQPRDMKETAETLNLLVRSGVPVAWALAEGGIPAARDDEPLLQPPGNLPIFTGASLMPTRWPGMAALSVAHTPTATEQALKDASGGLATPVNQAMQAMLTPLVTALQQGQTPEAVTAMLAEAWPQLDDHALRQLIAQAIFVADIWGRLNER; from the coding sequence GTGCAGCTGGCCGGCACACTGACCCGCGACCTGCTTTACCCATTGCTTAAGCTTAACGGCTACAGCGATATCACCCCACGCCGTATGTGCTGCTTTGAGTTTGATACCCGCCAGCCGCGCGATATGAAGGAGACCGCAGAGACCCTGAATCTCCTGGTGCGCAGCGGCGTGCCGGTGGCCTGGGCGCTGGCGGAAGGCGGCATTCCCGCCGCACGGGACGACGAGCCACTGCTGCAGCCGCCGGGCAACCTGCCGATCTTTACCGGGGCCAGCCTGATGCCGACACGATGGCCGGGCATGGCAGCGCTGAGCGTTGCGCACACACCCACCGCCACCGAGCAGGCACTGAAAGACGCCTCCGGCGGACTGGCAACGCCGGTCAACCAGGCCATGCAGGCAATGCTGACCCCGCTGGTGACCGCTCTGCAGCAGGGGCAGACGCCGGAAGCGGTGACGGCCATGCTGGCGGAAGCCTGGCCCCAGCTTGACGACCATGCCTTGCGACAGCTGATTGCCCAGGCCATTTTTGTCGCGGACATCTGGGGGAGACTCAATGAGCGTTGA
- a CDS encoding DNA-binding protein, producing the protein MFVSANELLKIPGLPETVQGMRLALNKWSKDSDQMQRKRTGTKAFEYHIDCLPEQVREIVRQRHYKSLIAQAPAQPVDESVKRRTAIKSRDELAIMRQCPALLERKVQAMNDQQKQIADARMMLAQEVIRLQQAGMTRIAAVTFIVDESKAGTLPDALQRAATLANAKKGRTRQGVGKSSLQEWVSLYLSAERPQEHLAILAPGQPKKQRPEDMTWFYALFWPHYARPCGPTVLEAYRAFQADWQGKYHDQPAMLAALPTYDKVNRMVKRVAPHRRIRGRVTGSALKAYQVYQQRDWAQMPVNGCWIADGKSLNMKVAHPIHGRPFTPELTLVLDGRTRYLVGWSLSLVENAIAVADAWRYAIQHHGKPLFAYSDNGGGETNKMLDADITGIFPRLGIEHITGIPGNPQARGIIERLNGVLPRRLALRFQTYNGLSADPNGVRVQGQKLLSLSNALRQGKELNATQQKTLAILPRWRQLIDAIEEEVQRYNHSHEHSALPKVNGKSMTPAAYRKALLAEEGDDIEYLTPGELREMFMPEEKRVAQRGWVELLNNQYFAGELIEVDRQRCGAAGRHTDPRPALPIA; encoded by the coding sequence ATGTTTGTGTCCGCAAATGAGTTACTGAAAATTCCAGGCCTACCGGAAACAGTGCAAGGGATGCGGCTGGCATTAAATAAATGGTCAAAAGACTCAGATCAAATGCAGCGTAAACGCACTGGCACCAAGGCTTTCGAGTACCACATCGATTGTTTGCCAGAGCAAGTGCGCGAGATCGTCAGACAGAGACACTATAAATCCTTGATAGCGCAAGCCCCGGCCCAACCGGTTGATGAGTCGGTCAAGCGCCGCACCGCCATCAAGTCGCGCGATGAGCTGGCGATCATGCGTCAATGTCCCGCCCTGCTCGAGCGCAAGGTGCAGGCCATGAACGATCAGCAGAAGCAGATTGCCGATGCGCGCATGATGCTGGCACAGGAAGTGATCCGATTGCAGCAGGCCGGCATGACCCGCATTGCGGCGGTGACCTTTATCGTCGATGAGTCAAAGGCTGGCACATTGCCTGACGCACTGCAGCGCGCCGCCACACTGGCCAACGCCAAAAAGGGCCGCACCCGGCAAGGGGTGGGCAAAAGCAGCCTCCAGGAGTGGGTAAGTCTCTATCTCAGCGCTGAGCGGCCCCAGGAGCATCTGGCGATACTGGCTCCCGGTCAGCCGAAGAAGCAGCGTCCCGAAGACATGACGTGGTTTTACGCCCTGTTCTGGCCGCATTATGCCCGACCCTGTGGCCCCACAGTGCTGGAGGCCTACCGCGCATTTCAGGCGGACTGGCAGGGCAAATACCATGACCAGCCCGCCATGCTGGCGGCCCTGCCGACCTACGACAAGGTCAATCGCATGGTCAAGCGTGTGGCACCTCACCGACGGATCAGGGGGCGGGTTACCGGCTCGGCGCTTAAGGCGTATCAGGTGTACCAGCAGCGGGATTGGGCGCAGATGCCGGTGAACGGCTGCTGGATAGCCGACGGCAAGTCGCTGAACATGAAAGTGGCGCATCCGATACACGGGCGGCCCTTTACCCCGGAGCTGACGTTGGTGCTCGACGGGCGTACCCGGTATCTGGTGGGCTGGAGCCTGTCACTGGTGGAAAACGCCATCGCGGTAGCGGATGCGTGGCGTTATGCCATCCAGCACCACGGCAAGCCGCTGTTTGCCTACTCCGATAACGGCGGCGGCGAGACCAACAAGATGCTGGATGCAGATATCACCGGGATTTTTCCCCGACTGGGTATTGAGCATATTACCGGTATCCCCGGTAATCCGCAGGCGCGGGGCATTATTGAGCGGCTGAACGGTGTGCTGCCACGCCGGCTGGCACTGCGCTTTCAGACCTATAACGGATTGAGCGCCGACCCCAACGGGGTGCGGGTGCAGGGGCAAAAACTGCTGAGTCTGTCGAATGCCTTGCGTCAGGGTAAAGAGCTGAACGCCACGCAGCAGAAAACGCTGGCGATTTTGCCCCGCTGGCGGCAGCTGATAGACGCTATCGAGGAGGAGGTGCAGCGCTATAACCACAGCCACGAGCACAGCGCGCTACCCAAGGTCAACGGTAAGTCGATGACGCCGGCCGCCTACCGCAAGGCCCTGCTGGCCGAGGAAGGAGACGATATTGAATACCTGACGCCGGGCGAGTTGCGCGAGATGTTTATGCCAGAAGAGAAACGCGTGGCCCAGCGTGGTTGGGTTGAACTGCTGAATAACCAGTATTTTGCCGGGGAGCTGATTGAGGTAGACCGCCAGCGATGCGGTGCAGCTGGCCGGCACACTGACCCGCGACCTGCTTTACCCATTGCTTAA
- a CDS encoding helix-turn-helix domain-containing protein, producing MIGRKSSQISDLFNKAAIHVKGFTLRKLSLNAGLKPDSLKNALYRPCKKYERIIADAIGVAPEEIWPSRYSREVA from the coding sequence CTGATAGGGAGGAAGTCGTCACAAATTTCGGATTTATTCAACAAAGCGGCAATTCACGTGAAGGGGTTTACATTAAGGAAACTCTCTCTAAATGCTGGGCTAAAGCCTGATTCATTAAAAAATGCCCTATACCGGCCATGTAAAAAATATGAACGCATAATTGCAGATGCGATTGGTGTCGCACCAGAAGAGATCTGGCCAAGTCGGTATTCCCGTGAGGTTGCCTGA
- a CDS encoding IS5 family transposase → MAKQKFKITNWPAYNNALRQRGDLTVWLDELAIAAWTESTPPEHRGRSLHYTDMAITTVLMIKCAFNLSLRALQGFVDAIFKLMGLSLRCPDYSLVSRRAKTLDISIKTPTRGEISHLVIDGTGLKIFGEGEWKVRQHGTERRRVWRKLHLAVDSATHEIICADLSLSGTTDAQALLGLINQTHRKIREASADSAYDTRYCHDALLRKKIKPLIPPRSGAQYWPARYYERNHAVANQHLSGNNDTWKKKVGYHRRSLAETAMFRFKTLLGGHLSLHDYDAQVGEAMAMVKALNRITLLGMPNSVRIM, encoded by the coding sequence ATGGCAAAGCAAAAGTTTAAAATCACCAACTGGCCCGCATACAACAATGCGCTCAGGCAGCGGGGGGACCTGACAGTATGGCTTGATGAGTTAGCCATTGCTGCATGGACTGAGAGTACACCACCTGAACATCGTGGCCGGTCGCTTCACTACACCGATATGGCCATTACCACGGTTCTGATGATAAAGTGCGCGTTTAACCTTTCGCTCCGGGCGTTACAGGGTTTCGTTGACGCGATTTTTAAACTGATGGGGCTGTCGCTGCGCTGCCCAGATTACTCTCTGGTCAGCCGGCGAGCAAAAACCCTCGACATCAGCATAAAAACGCCAACCCGCGGCGAAATCTCACACCTGGTCATCGATGGCACCGGCCTGAAAATCTTCGGCGAAGGCGAATGGAAAGTCAGGCAGCATGGGACTGAGAGGCGCAGAGTATGGCGCAAGCTTCATCTGGCAGTAGATAGCGCGACACATGAAATTATCTGTGCCGATTTATCGCTAAGCGGTACGACAGATGCGCAGGCGCTGCTCGGGCTGATTAACCAAACCCACCGGAAAATCAGGGAAGCGTCGGCTGACAGTGCTTACGATACGCGTTACTGTCATGATGCTCTGCTGAGGAAAAAAATAAAGCCGCTTATCCCACCGCGAAGTGGTGCGCAATATTGGCCAGCTCGATACTATGAGCGTAACCATGCAGTGGCAAATCAGCATCTGAGTGGCAATAACGATACCTGGAAAAAGAAAGTAGGTTATCACCGGCGTTCACTGGCTGAAACGGCCATGTTCCGGTTTAAAACACTTCTGGGTGGTCATCTGAGTCTGCATGACTATGACGCGCAGGTAGGTGAGGCAATGGCAATGGTTAAAGCACTTAACCGGATCACACTGTTAGGAATGCCAAACAGCGTCCGCATCATGTAA
- a CDS encoding IS256-like element ISSoEn2 family transposase: MDEKQLQALANELAKNLKTPEDLSHFDRLLKKISVEAALNAEMTHHLGYDKNQPKPGTNARNGYSTKTVTTGDGPLALRTPRDRDGSFEPQLVKKNQTQITGMDNQILSLYAKGMTTREIAAAFKELYDADVSPALVSKVTDAVMEQVVEWQNRPLDAVYPIVYLDCIVLKVRQDSRIINKSVFLALGINIEGQKELLGMWLAENEGAKFWLNVLTELKNRGLNDILIACVDGLKGFPDAINAVYPEARLQLCIVHMVRNSLRFVSWKDYKAVTRDLKAIYQAPTEEAGLQALEAFSSAWDIRYPQISRSWQANWANLATFFAYPTDIRKVIYTTNAIESLNSVIRHAIKKRKVFPTDDAVKKVVWLAIQAASQKWTMPLRDWRMAMSRFIIEFGDRLDGHF, from the coding sequence ATGGACGAAAAACAGTTGCAGGCTCTGGCTAACGAACTGGCCAAAAATCTCAAAACCCCTGAAGATCTCAGTCACTTCGATCGGCTGCTGAAAAAAATTAGCGTCGAAGCAGCTCTCAATGCCGAAATGACCCATCACCTCGGCTACGATAAAAATCAGCCTAAACCGGGGACCAACGCCCGCAACGGCTATTCCACAAAAACCGTTACCACTGGCGATGGCCCGCTGGCGCTGCGTACTCCGCGCGATCGTGACGGTTCCTTTGAACCGCAACTGGTGAAGAAGAACCAGACCCAGATTACCGGGATGGATAACCAGATTTTATCGTTGTACGCCAAAGGGATGACCACCCGCGAGATCGCCGCCGCGTTCAAAGAGCTGTATGACGCCGATGTCTCGCCGGCGCTGGTCTCAAAGGTCACCGATGCGGTCATGGAGCAGGTTGTCGAATGGCAAAACCGGCCCCTGGATGCAGTCTATCCCATTGTTTATCTTGACTGTATCGTTCTAAAAGTCCGGCAGGACAGCCGCATCATCAACAAATCTGTGTTCCTGGCGCTGGGCATCAACATCGAAGGCCAGAAAGAGTTGCTAGGTATGTGGCTGGCCGAAAATGAAGGCGCAAAGTTCTGGCTGAACGTGCTGACAGAGCTGAAAAACCGCGGCCTGAACGATATCCTTATCGCCTGCGTAGACGGGCTGAAAGGTTTCCCTGACGCTATTAACGCGGTGTATCCGGAGGCGCGGCTCCAGCTGTGTATCGTACATATGGTGCGCAACAGCCTGCGGTTCGTCTCCTGGAAGGACTACAAGGCCGTCACCCGCGACCTGAAAGCTATCTATCAGGCCCCTACGGAAGAAGCCGGCTTGCAGGCGCTGGAAGCGTTCTCCAGTGCCTGGGACATCCGCTACCCGCAAATAAGTCGAAGCTGGCAGGCAAACTGGGCCAATCTGGCCACGTTCTTTGCCTACCCAACGGACATCCGCAAGGTGATCTACACGACCAACGCCATCGAGTCGTTAAACAGCGTGATCCGGCATGCCATCAAAAAGCGCAAGGTGTTCCCGACCGACGACGCAGTGAAAAAGGTGGTGTGGCTGGCGATACAGGCGGCCTCACAGAAATGGACAATGCCTTTGAGGGACTGGCGCATGGCAATGAGCCGCTTTATTATCGAGTTCGGTGACCGCCTGGACGGTCACTTCTGA
- the dcd gene encoding dCTP deaminase produces MRLCDRDIEIWLDEGRLAISPRPPQERINGATVDVRLGNQFRVFRGHTAAYIDLSGPKDEVAAALDRVMSDEIQLAEGEAFFLHPGELALAATLESVTLPDDLVGWLDGRSSLARLGLMVHVTAHRIDPGWQGRIVLESYNSGKLPLALRPGMLIGALSFEPLSGPAARPYNRREDAKYRNQQGAVASRIDKD; encoded by the coding sequence ATGAGACTGTGCGACCGTGATATAGAGATCTGGCTGGATGAGGGCCGACTGGCCATCTCGCCGCGCCCGCCGCAAGAAAGGATTAACGGGGCCACGGTGGATGTCCGGCTGGGTAACCAGTTCCGGGTCTTTCGGGGCCATACCGCGGCGTATATCGATCTCAGCGGGCCCAAAGATGAAGTAGCCGCGGCGCTGGACCGGGTGATGAGCGACGAAATTCAACTGGCCGAAGGCGAAGCCTTTTTTCTGCATCCGGGCGAGCTGGCGCTGGCGGCGACCCTGGAATCGGTCACATTGCCCGATGATCTGGTTGGTTGGCTGGACGGGCGCTCCTCGCTGGCGCGCCTGGGCCTGATGGTTCACGTGACCGCGCACCGGATCGATCCCGGCTGGCAGGGTAGAATCGTGCTGGAGTCCTATAATTCAGGTAAGTTGCCGCTGGCGTTGCGTCCCGGGATGCTGATAGGCGCCTTGAGTTTTGAACCCCTGAGCGGTCCCGCGGCCCGCCCCTATAATAGGCGCGAAGATGCCAAATATCGCAATCAGCAGGGCGCCGTGGCCAGTCGGATCGACAAGGACTGA
- a CDS encoding phosphatase PAP2 family protein produces the protein MLLLPCAGLIVVVLLLKADTRQACWQWLLLFCLAGGVVCASKLAFMGWGIGSRAYDFTGFSGHSALLASIWPVMLWILFSRARPALRAAAVGGYLLALVIGVSRLIIQAHSLSEVVSGLALGYLISSSFLLLQYSRHTHIRFLSNGQFVAMLILPLLLVAQGKKAPTQNLLEQIALSVAPVTKVYTREDLHRARPALTPDRALRPAPAS, from the coding sequence ATGCTGTTACTGCCTTGCGCGGGATTGATCGTCGTGGTTTTACTGCTGAAAGCGGATACCCGTCAGGCCTGCTGGCAATGGCTGCTGCTGTTCTGCCTCGCCGGCGGCGTCGTTTGCGCCTCGAAATTGGCTTTTATGGGCTGGGGGATCGGCAGCCGCGCTTATGATTTTACGGGATTTAGCGGTCATTCGGCGCTATTGGCCAGTATCTGGCCGGTCATGCTTTGGATCCTGTTTAGCCGCGCGCGTCCGGCGCTGCGCGCCGCGGCGGTGGGCGGCTACCTGCTGGCGCTGGTGATTGGCGTTTCACGGTTGATAATTCAGGCGCATTCGCTGTCTGAAGTCGTGTCCGGACTGGCGTTGGGTTACTTGATAAGCAGTTCTTTCCTGCTGTTGCAGTATAGCCGGCATACGCATATCCGTTTTCTGAGCAACGGTCAGTTCGTGGCGATGCTTATTTTACCGCTGTTGCTGGTGGCTCAGGGCAAAAAAGCGCCGACCCAGAATCTGCTGGAACAGATAGCCCTCAGCGTGGCGCCGGTTACCAAAGTCTATACTCGCGAGGATTTGCATCGCGCACGCCCGGCGTTAACGCCGGATCGCGCTTTGCGGCCGGCGCCGGCGAGCTAA